A single genomic interval of Picosynechococcus sp. PCC 7003 harbors:
- the carB gene encoding carbamoyl-phosphate synthase large subunit, with amino-acid sequence MPRRDDIKKILILGSGPIVIGQACEFDYSGTQSCKALREEGYEVVLVNSNPATIMTDPETADRTYIEPITPEIVAKVIEKERPDALLPTMGGQTALNTAVSLAKNGTLEKFNVELIGAKLEAIEMAEDRNLFKEAMARIGVPVCPSGIASTMEEAREVAIEIGSYPLIIRPAFTMGGSGGGIAYNQEEYEKICKSGLEASPVSQILVEKSLLGWKEYELEVMRDLADNVVIICSIENIDPMGVHTGDSITVAPAQTLTDKEYQRLRDYSLKIIREIGVETGGSNIQFSVNPLNGEVIVIEMNPRVSRSSALASKATGFPIAKFAAKLAVGYTLDEIPNDITKQTPASFEPTIDYVVTKIPRFAFEKFPGSSPVLTTQMKSVGEAMAIGRTFQESFQKALRSLETGRYGFGCAPQSGSGGERQETLPSLSHVSTSLRTPNPDRIFTIYQALKLGMTVEEIHDLTAIDIWFLDKMAELLVTERFMKQTPLTEISAADMRVIKQQGFSDRQIAYATKTNEDAVRAYRKSLGVVPVYKLVDTCAAEFEAFTPYYYSTYDGTESEVVPSDKRKVMILGGGPNRIGQGIEFDYCCCHAAFSLSDAGFETIMVNSNPETVSTDYDTSDRLYFEPLTKEDVLNIIEAENPEGVIIQFGGQTPLKLAVPLENYLSAGDCPVQTKIWGTQPDAIDTAEDRERFEKILHDLGILQPANGIARDYKEAEKIANRVGYPVVVRPSYVLGGRAMEIVYSDAELEHYMKYAVQVEPDHPILVDKFLENAIEVDVDALCDHTGKVVIGGIMEHIEEAGIHSGDSACSIPHTSLADDVINTIREWTVKLAQTLKVVGLMNIQYAVKDNQVYILEANPRASRTVPFVSKATGRPLAKIASLVMSGKTLDELGVDEEIIPKHIAVKEAVLPFNKFEGTDTLLGPEMRSTGEVMGIDVDFGKAFAKAEIGAGVELATEGTIFVSMNDRSKEAAVPVVKDLIDLGFRIVATSGTRKVLLENGIEDVELVLKLHEGRPNVVDWMKNGWIQFIINTPSGEESQADGRMIRRTALDYKLPIITTLAGARATVAAIRSLQEHPLDVKPLQEYINA; translated from the coding sequence ATGCCTCGCCGCGACGATATCAAAAAAATTCTGATCCTTGGTTCTGGCCCGATTGTGATTGGACAAGCCTGTGAGTTTGACTACTCCGGCACCCAATCCTGTAAGGCTTTGCGGGAGGAAGGCTATGAAGTGGTCTTGGTCAACTCTAACCCGGCCACCATTATGACGGATCCAGAAACCGCCGACCGCACCTACATTGAGCCGATCACCCCCGAAATTGTCGCCAAAGTCATCGAAAAAGAACGGCCCGATGCCCTCCTCCCCACCATGGGCGGCCAAACTGCCTTAAACACAGCGGTCTCCCTGGCGAAAAATGGCACCCTCGAAAAATTCAACGTCGAGTTGATTGGCGCCAAACTAGAGGCGATCGAAATGGCCGAGGATCGCAACCTCTTCAAAGAAGCGATGGCGCGGATCGGTGTGCCTGTCTGTCCTTCTGGCATTGCGAGCACGATGGAAGAAGCACGGGAAGTCGCCATTGAAATCGGCAGTTACCCCTTAATTATTCGTCCCGCCTTCACCATGGGCGGTAGTGGCGGTGGGATCGCCTATAACCAAGAAGAATACGAAAAAATCTGTAAATCTGGTTTAGAAGCCTCCCCCGTGTCCCAGATCCTTGTGGAAAAATCCCTCCTCGGTTGGAAAGAATATGAACTGGAGGTAATGCGGGATCTCGCCGATAACGTGGTAATTATTTGTTCCATTGAAAATATTGACCCAATGGGGGTGCACACGGGCGACTCAATTACCGTGGCTCCAGCCCAAACGTTAACGGATAAAGAATACCAACGGCTACGGGATTATTCCCTGAAAATTATCCGCGAAATCGGCGTGGAAACAGGCGGCTCGAACATTCAGTTTTCGGTGAACCCGTTGAACGGCGAAGTGATTGTCATCGAGATGAACCCCCGGGTGTCCCGTTCCTCGGCCTTGGCTTCTAAGGCAACGGGTTTCCCGATCGCCAAATTTGCAGCAAAACTGGCAGTGGGCTACACCCTAGACGAAATTCCAAACGATATCACCAAGCAAACGCCAGCCTCCTTTGAGCCGACCATCGACTATGTAGTGACAAAGATCCCCCGGTTTGCCTTTGAGAAATTCCCCGGTTCTTCTCCGGTGCTGACTACCCAGATGAAATCCGTTGGGGAAGCGATGGCGATTGGGCGAACCTTCCAAGAGTCTTTCCAGAAGGCATTACGTTCCCTCGAAACTGGCCGCTATGGTTTTGGTTGCGCTCCGCAAAGCGGCTCCGGAGGAGAACGCCAAGAAACCCTCCCCAGCCTCAGCCATGTTTCGACGAGTTTACGAACTCCCAACCCTGACCGGATTTTCACCATTTATCAGGCATTAAAACTGGGGATGACTGTCGAAGAAATTCACGATCTGACGGCGATCGATATCTGGTTCCTCGACAAGATGGCGGAATTGCTGGTCACGGAACGCTTTATGAAACAGACCCCCCTGACGGAAATTTCGGCAGCGGATATGCGGGTGATTAAGCAACAGGGCTTCAGCGATCGCCAAATTGCCTACGCCACCAAAACCAACGAAGATGCGGTGCGAGCTTACCGGAAATCCCTCGGTGTCGTTCCCGTGTATAAACTGGTCGATACCTGTGCGGCGGAATTTGAAGCCTTTACCCCCTACTACTATTCCACCTACGACGGTACGGAATCGGAAGTTGTCCCCTCCGATAAGCGCAAGGTGATGATTCTCGGTGGCGGCCCCAACCGCATTGGTCAGGGGATTGAGTTTGACTATTGCTGCTGCCATGCCGCTTTTTCGCTGAGTGATGCGGGCTTCGAAACGATCATGGTCAACTCCAACCCCGAAACCGTCTCCACCGACTACGACACCAGCGATCGCCTCTACTTTGAACCCCTCACCAAAGAAGACGTACTGAACATTATCGAAGCCGAAAACCCAGAAGGCGTGATCATCCAATTCGGCGGACAAACCCCGCTAAAACTAGCCGTCCCCCTCGAAAACTACCTCAGCGCTGGCGATTGCCCCGTCCAAACCAAGATTTGGGGAACCCAACCCGATGCCATCGACACCGCCGAAGATCGCGAACGCTTTGAAAAAATCCTCCATGACCTCGGCATTCTCCAACCCGCCAACGGCATTGCCCGCGACTACAAAGAAGCCGAAAAAATTGCTAATCGCGTCGGTTATCCCGTGGTGGTACGTCCCTCCTACGTCCTTGGCGGTCGGGCGATGGAAATCGTCTATTCCGACGCAGAACTTGAACATTACATGAAGTACGCCGTACAGGTGGAACCCGATCACCCGATCCTCGTCGATAAATTCCTCGAAAATGCGATCGAAGTGGATGTCGATGCCCTCTGTGACCACACCGGAAAAGTTGTGATCGGCGGCATTATGGAACACATCGAAGAAGCAGGGATCCACTCCGGCGACTCCGCCTGTTCCATTCCCCACACCTCCTTAGCTGATGACGTGATCAATACGATCCGCGAGTGGACAGTTAAACTCGCCCAAACCCTAAAGGTTGTCGGCTTGATGAATATTCAATATGCCGTTAAGGACAACCAAGTGTATATCCTCGAAGCCAACCCCAGGGCTTCCCGAACTGTGCCCTTTGTGTCTAAGGCCACTGGAAGGCCCCTGGCGAAAATTGCCTCCCTGGTAATGTCCGGTAAAACCCTCGATGAATTGGGGGTTGATGAAGAAATTATTCCCAAACATATTGCTGTTAAGGAAGCCGTTTTACCCTTCAATAAATTTGAAGGAACCGACACCCTCCTCGGTCCCGAAATGCGCTCCACGGGCGAGGTGATGGGCATCGATGTTGATTTCGGGAAGGCCTTTGCCAAAGCAGAAATTGGCGCAGGGGTTGAATTGGCAACGGAAGGCACCATTTTCGTTTCGATGAACGACCGTAGCAAAGAAGCCGCTGTTCCTGTGGTGAAAGACCTCATCGATCTGGGCTTCCGCATCGTGGCAACCTCTGGCACCCGCAAAGTGCTGCTAGAGAACGGTATCGAAGATGTGGAATTGGTACTAAAGCTCCATGAAGGGCGGCCCAACGTGGTTGATTGGATGAAAAATGGCTGGATTCAATTCATTATTAACACTCCCTCTGGGGAAGAATCCCAAGCGGATGGTCGGATGATTCGCCGCACGGCCCTCGATTACAAACTGCCGATTATTACCACCTTGGCAGGGGCAAGAGCCACGGTGGCGGCGATTCGTTCTCTCCAAGAACATCCCCTCGATGTAAAACCGCTCCAGGAATACATCAACGCTTAA
- the argH gene encoding argininosuccinate lyase: protein MTEAKKTWSDRFDTSLHPAIAVFNASIGFDIELIEYDITGSVAHAKMLAHTGIISPEEGETLVKGLEQVRQEYRDGNFHPGVEDEDVHFAVEKRLTAIVGDVGKKLHTGRSRNDQVGTDIRLYLRDKIRGIQQQLREFQQVLLNHAENHVETLIPGYTHLQRAQPISLAHHLMAYFQMAQRDYERLDDVYKRANTSPLGCGALAGTTFPIDRHFSANLLGFERIYQNSLDGVSDRDFAIEFSAAASLIMVHLSRLSEEMIFWASKEFSFISLKDSCATGSSIMPQKKNPDIPELVRGKTGRVFGHLQGLLVLMKGLPLAYNKDLQDDKEGIFDTVKTVQGCLEAMTILLGEGIEFRTQRLAEAVNEDFSNATDVADYLAGKGVPFREAYNLVGKVVKTSLAADKLLKDLTMEEWKELHPAFEEDIYQAIAPKQVVAARNSYGGTGFEQVKKAIAEAKVILEK from the coding sequence ATGACAGAAGCAAAAAAAACCTGGAGCGATCGCTTTGACACATCGCTGCATCCGGCGATCGCCGTGTTTAATGCCAGTATCGGCTTTGATATTGAACTGATCGAATATGACATTACGGGTTCAGTAGCCCATGCGAAGATGCTTGCCCATACGGGGATTATTTCCCCTGAAGAAGGCGAAACCCTTGTTAAAGGTTTAGAGCAGGTTCGCCAGGAATATCGCGATGGCAATTTTCACCCCGGCGTAGAGGATGAGGATGTGCATTTTGCCGTGGAAAAACGCTTGACGGCAATCGTTGGCGATGTAGGCAAAAAACTCCACACGGGGCGATCGCGCAATGACCAAGTCGGCACCGATATTCGCCTCTATCTGCGGGATAAAATTCGCGGCATTCAACAACAATTGCGGGAATTTCAACAGGTTTTACTCAACCACGCCGAAAACCATGTGGAAACCCTGATTCCGGGTTATACCCACCTCCAACGGGCGCAACCGATCAGCCTTGCCCACCATTTAATGGCCTATTTCCAGATGGCCCAACGGGATTACGAACGGCTGGATGATGTCTACAAACGCGCTAATACATCTCCCCTTGGTTGTGGCGCTTTAGCGGGGACAACGTTTCCCATTGATCGTCATTTCAGTGCGAATTTATTGGGCTTTGAACGCATTTATCAAAATAGTCTCGATGGGGTCAGCGATCGCGATTTTGCGATCGAGTTTTCCGCTGCGGCCAGTTTGATCATGGTGCATCTGAGCCGTTTATCGGAGGAAATGATTTTCTGGGCCTCGAAGGAGTTTAGTTTTATTAGCTTAAAAGATAGCTGCGCGACGGGTTCGAGCATTATGCCCCAGAAGAAAAACCCGGATATTCCCGAATTGGTACGGGGAAAAACGGGCCGGGTATTTGGACATTTGCAGGGACTTTTGGTGCTGATGAAAGGGTTACCATTAGCCTATAACAAGGATCTTCAGGATGATAAAGAAGGGATTTTTGACACAGTAAAAACGGTGCAGGGTTGTCTGGAAGCCATGACCATTTTGCTCGGTGAGGGGATCGAATTCCGTACCCAACGCCTCGCAGAAGCAGTGAACGAAGATTTCTCCAACGCGACCGATGTGGCGGATTATCTGGCGGGTAAGGGAGTACCTTTCCGGGAAGCTTACAACCTTGTCGGTAAAGTCGTTAAAACCAGCCTTGCGGCGGATAAGTTGCTCAAGGATTTAACCATGGAAGAATGGAAAGAATTACATCCTGCCTTTGAGGAAGATATCTATCAGGCGATCGCCCCCAAACAGGTAGTTGCAGCACGGAATAGTTATGGTGGCACAGGCTTTGAGCAGGTCAAAAAGGCGATCGCCGAGGCAAAAGTCATCCTTGAGAAATAG
- a CDS encoding PIN domain-containing protein, whose protein sequence is MKILVDTNIILDFLLQREPFFQDAELLFQAITRSRFSTNSSNKILLNKSIIKCFSMDTFQIIKSYIKEAMYATTTI, encoded by the coding sequence GTGAAAATCTTAGTTGATACCAACATTATCTTAGATTTTTTATTGCAACGAGAGCCATTTTTCCAGGATGCAGAACTGCTGTTTCAGGCGATCACCAGATCAAGGTTTTCGACAAACTCTTCCAACAAAATTTTATTAAATAAAAGTATCATAAAGTGTTTTTCAATGGACACGTTCCAAATAATCAAAAGTTACATAAAGGAGGCTATGTATGCAACCACAACAATTTGA